Within Bacillus sp. Marseille-Q1617, the genomic segment GATGCAGTGGAACTGATGCATAAAGACGGCATCGAGGAAGCGGTATCCATTGTCCTTGCTCCTCACTTTTCTACCTTCAGTGTTAAGTCGTACAATGGAAGAGCGAAAGAAACAGCTGAGAAACTAGGCGGTCCTTCCATTACATCAGTTGAGAGCTGGTATGATGAGCCGAAATTCATCCAGTATTGGGTAGAGAAAGTGAAAGGGACGTTTGAGAGCATGAATGAAGAAGAACGCCAGAATGCTGTGCTGATCGTCTCTGCACACAGCCTGCCTGAACGTATCCTTCAGTCTGGAGATCCATATCCGCAGCAGCTGGAAGAGACGGCAAAAATGATAGCTGAAGGTGCCGGTGTGGAGCACTATGCCGTTGGATGGCAGAGTGAAGGGAATACCCCGGATCCATGGCTCGGTCCTGACGTTCAGGACTTGACGCGCGAGCTTCATGAGGAGAAAGGGTACAAAACGTTTGTATACACTCCAGTAGGTTTCGTTGCCGACCATTTAGAGGTATTGTATGATAATGACTATGAATGTAAAGTGGTAACGGATGAGATAGGTGCAAGCTACTATCGACCTGAGATGCCGAACGCTAAACCTGAGTTCATCGACGCGATGGCAGATGTCATCTTAAAGCATTTAAATAAGTAGTGATTCATCTTTCGTACTCTAATACGAAGATGTGGAGGACTGCAGCTGATGAGTTCATTCTCAGGAGCTCAGTCCTTCTCTTTATTGGTAAGGAAGCGTGACAGGCTGCACGTTTTGTTTTCTGAATAATGAGCAAACTCCAGATGAAAATCATTAGGGATTAATAATTAGATAAAGAAGGCGATGTTATTGAGGGGACAACAAGTGAAAAAAGTTGTGGTCATTGGCGGAGGAATTACTGGTCTGGCAACCGCTTATTATTTGCAAAAAGAAATCAAGGAAAAAAACCTTCCCATCCAACTGAAATTAGTAGAGGGATCACACCGGTTAGGCGGTAAAATCCAAACGCTCATTAAAGACGGTTATGTCATTGAAAGAGGACCTGACTCATTTGTACCTCGTAATTCAAGCCCGATCACTTTGGCAAAAGAAATCGGGATCGATGATACGCTGGTCAGCAGCACTTGGGGAAAATCATTTGTCATTGCCGGCGGGGAACTTTACCCTATGCCTGGGGGTTCTATTATTGGAATACCGACCCAAATCGCCCCATTTATCACCACGAATCTTTTTTCTATCACTGGAAAGATGAGAGCTGCCGCTGACTTTATCCTTCCGCGCTCCACAGTCACTGACGATCAATCACTTGGCAGATTCTTCAGAAGACGAATGGGGGATGAAGTAGTCGATAATCTGATCGAACCCCTGTTGACCGGTATATATGCCGGGGATATCGATCAATTAAGTCTTATGTCTACATTTCCTGAACTGCATCATATCGAACAAAAGCACCGCAGTCTGATTGCCGGTATTAAAAAAGCTGCTTCCCAGACTGAGAAAGAAGAGAAGAACGGCAGGTTCATGACTTTTTCACAAGGACTTCAATCCCTTGTCGATGGAGTGGAAAATGCGTTGGAGCCTCAGACGATTCATAAAGGGATGAAGGTTTCCCATGTTCACCAAGAGGGTGATGGAGGTTACACGATTGAGTTTACAAACGGCCATGTACTGGATGCTGACAGCTTGGTAATCACCACGCCTCATCACTCACTCCAATCCATGTTTCCTTCCTATTCATTTATGGATTATTTAAAGGAAATGCCGGCAACTTCAGTAGCTACTGTTGCCATGGGATTTGACCAATCTGCGATTAAAAAGAATGTGGATGGGAACGAGTTTATTGTGTCGAGAAACAGTGACTATTCTATCACAGCGTGCACATGGACTCATAAAAAATGGCCGCACAGCGCTCCCGATGGAAAGGTATTGCTGCGTTGTTATCTGGGGAAATCAGGGGATGAGACCATTGTGGACCTTTCAGATGATCAGATTGAGCAAATCGTGCTCGAAGACTTGGAAAAAATCATGGACCTTGAAGGTGAACCTGAATTTACAGTCGTCACCCGTTACAAGGATTCGATGCCTCAGTACACGGTTGGCCATATTGAGCGGACGAAAGCCCTCTATCAGAACCTGGAAGAAAGGTTACCCGGGGTCTTCATTGCGGGAAGTTCATTTGAAGGTCTCGGCATTCCTGAATGCATTGAGCAAGGGGAGAAAGTGGTTCGGAAGGTAGTCAACTATATGCAATGAAAAAGAGGATGGGACAAAGCCAATACATCCCTGTCCCAGCCTCTTTTTGATTATTTAAGATCTATTTCACGACCCTGTACCTTGCATGCTGCATCACCCAGTTTTGGGGGAATGCACTTCCGAGTACCCAATAGCTCATCCCTCTCAATTGATATTCATCCAATATGTTATGTTTGGCTAATATGCTCCTGGCATCTTCAAACCATACTTCATGCTGCTGCCCGGTTTCATCCCAATATTTAAAGTAGGGTGCCTGATATTCTGTGTCGTACTGAATCCGGACACCATATTTACCTGCTAAATCAACTGCGGCCAGGGGCGAAACGGTTTTGGCGAAAGTTCCCTCTACCCAG encodes:
- the hemH gene encoding ferrochelatase, which encodes MAKKKMGLLVMAYGTPYKEEDIERYYTHIRHGRTPSEEMLEDLRGRYEAIGGISPLAKITMDQAKSLEEHLNSKQDEIEFNMYLGLKHIEPFVEDAVELMHKDGIEEAVSIVLAPHFSTFSVKSYNGRAKETAEKLGGPSITSVESWYDEPKFIQYWVEKVKGTFESMNEEERQNAVLIVSAHSLPERILQSGDPYPQQLEETAKMIAEGAGVEHYAVGWQSEGNTPDPWLGPDVQDLTRELHEEKGYKTFVYTPVGFVADHLEVLYDNDYECKVVTDEIGASYYRPEMPNAKPEFIDAMADVILKHLNK
- the hemY gene encoding protoporphyrinogen oxidase, giving the protein MLLRGQQVKKVVVIGGGITGLATAYYLQKEIKEKNLPIQLKLVEGSHRLGGKIQTLIKDGYVIERGPDSFVPRNSSPITLAKEIGIDDTLVSSTWGKSFVIAGGELYPMPGGSIIGIPTQIAPFITTNLFSITGKMRAAADFILPRSTVTDDQSLGRFFRRRMGDEVVDNLIEPLLTGIYAGDIDQLSLMSTFPELHHIEQKHRSLIAGIKKAASQTEKEEKNGRFMTFSQGLQSLVDGVENALEPQTIHKGMKVSHVHQEGDGGYTIEFTNGHVLDADSLVITTPHHSLQSMFPSYSFMDYLKEMPATSVATVAMGFDQSAIKKNVDGNEFIVSRNSDYSITACTWTHKKWPHSAPDGKVLLRCYLGKSGDETIVDLSDDQIEQIVLEDLEKIMDLEGEPEFTVVTRYKDSMPQYTVGHIERTKALYQNLEERLPGVFIAGSSFEGLGIPECIEQGEKVVRKVVNYMQ